From Paraburkholderia sprentiae WSM5005:
TCGCATCGGCGACCGCGCGTGCCTGGGCCGCGCTCAGCGCGCCGCCAGGCAGTTTGATGCGGCAGATCCCGCCGTCGCGCGCGGGGACGATGCGCAGCAGCCCCGGACATGCCGAGGACCGCGGTGTCGTGACCGCGTGGGACGAAACGGTGGGAGGCGAAGCTCGATTCAAGAGGACACCAAGTTTAGCGTCGCGCGATGGCGTGGCTGCGGCCTCGCTGCATGCTGCCCGATGAGGGCCGGCGCGAACCGGGCGGCCGAACAGCGCTTCGGGCTGACCGTGAGCAAAGAAAGCGGCCATTATATCTTCAGGCTGTGGCCACGGCGCCTGTTCGTCGGCCATCGCGGGATGCCGCCGAGCCCCGACGGGATTGCGCCGTGCGGCGAACCCGCGAGGCGCATGGCGGCGGTATCATGCGGACTTTCGCAACCCGCCGTCCGAGCCCGCGCGCAGCCGCATGCGTGACGCGGCGCGGCGCAATCGCCAAAGAATCGACGCAACTGATGAGGATGGATCGATGCCGGCATGGCTGACCGTAGTGGGCATTGGCGACGACGGCTTCGCCGGTCTGGGACGACCCGCGCGGCGTGCTTTGCTGGGCGCGTCGGTCGTCTACGGCGGCGAGCGCCATCTGGCGATGCTGCCCGCGCGGCTCGCCGCGCGCCGCGCCGCCTGGCCGCGTCCGTTCGATCTCGCGCCGTTGCTGGCCGAGCGTCCGCACGCGGTGTGCGTGCTCGCGAGCGGCGACCCGATGCTGTTCGGCGTCGGCGCGACGCTCGCGCGGCAGTTGCCGGCCGGCGAGCTGCGCGTGCTGCCCGCGCCGTCGTCGTTGTCGCTCGCGGCCGCACGGCTCGGCTGGCCGTTGCAGGAGGTCGCGACCGTGTCGCTGGTCGGCCGGCCGCTCGCCGCGCTGAACGCGCATCTGCATGACGGCGCGCGCCTGTTCGTGTTGAGCGCGGATGGACGTACGCCGGCGGCGTTGGCGGCGTCGCTCGCTGCGCGCGGTTTCGGCGCGACCTGCATGAGCGTGCTCGAACATCTGGGTGGCGAACGCGAACGGCGTATCGATGGCCGCGCGGATCAATGGCCGGCCGGCGAGATGGCCGCGCTCAATCTGATCGCGCTCGACTGCCGCGCGTCCGCGCACGCGCCGCGTCTGCCGCTGACCTGCGGCTTACCCGACGACGCGTTCGTCCACGACGGCCAGTTGACCAAGCGCGACGTGCGCGCGATCACGCTCGCGCGCCTCGCGCCCGCGCCCGGCGAATTGCTGTGGGACGTCGGCGCGGGCAGCGGTTCGATCGGGATCGAATGGATGCGCGCGCATCCCACGTGTCGCGCGATCGCGATCGAAGCGCACGAAGCGCGGCAGCGCTTCATCGAACGGAATCGCGATGCTTTGGGCGTGCCCGGGCTGCAACTCGTGGCCGGTCGCGCGCCGGACGCATTGCATGGGCTCGCGGCGCCGCACGCGGTGTTTATCGGCGGTGGAGTGACGGCGCCGGGCGTGCTCGACACCTGTTGGACCCACCTGCGCGACGGCGGCCGGCTGATCGCAAACGCGGTGACGCTGCAAGGCGAGGCGGTCCTCGCCGCCTGGCGCGAGCGGCATGGCGGCACGCTGACGCGCATCGCGCTCGCGCACGCGCAAGCTCTCGGCGGCTTCGATACGTGGCGCCAGGCGTTGCCGATCACGCTGCTCGAAGTGACGAAACCCGCGCAACCGTCGACCGATTCGTGATGACCGATTCGTGATGCGCGACGAGACCCCCGAACAAGCTGCGCCGCTGCGCAGCGGCTATACGACCGGCAGTTGCGCGACCGCGACGTCGCTGGCCGCCGCGCGTCTGCTGCTAGCGGGCGAACTTAGCGAGGTCGCGGAGGTCGTGTTGCCGAAGGGTCAGCATGTGACGATGCGGCTCGCGTTCTGTCGTCTCGCCGTCATCGATGGCGAGCGGATTGCCGAAGCCGGCACGATCAAGGATGCCGGCGACGATCCCGACGTGACGCACGGCGCGCTCGTGTTCGCGCGGGTGCGCCTCGTGCCCGAGCCCGGTGTGAGGTTTCGC
This genomic window contains:
- a CDS encoding bifunctional cobalt-precorrin-7 (C(5))-methyltransferase/cobalt-precorrin-6B (C(15))-methyltransferase; the encoded protein is MPAWLTVVGIGDDGFAGLGRPARRALLGASVVYGGERHLAMLPARLAARRAAWPRPFDLAPLLAERPHAVCVLASGDPMLFGVGATLARQLPAGELRVLPAPSSLSLAAARLGWPLQEVATVSLVGRPLAALNAHLHDGARLFVLSADGRTPAALAASLAARGFGATCMSVLEHLGGERERRIDGRADQWPAGEMAALNLIALDCRASAHAPRLPLTCGLPDDAFVHDGQLTKRDVRAITLARLAPAPGELLWDVGAGSGSIGIEWMRAHPTCRAIAIEAHEARQRFIERNRDALGVPGLQLVAGRAPDALHGLAAPHAVFIGGGVTAPGVLDTCWTHLRDGGRLIANAVTLQGEAVLAAWRERHGGTLTRIALAHAQALGGFDTWRQALPITLLEVTKPAQPSTDS